A genomic segment from Tuwongella immobilis encodes:
- a CDS encoding DUF1553 domain-containing protein, which translates to MNRMLSIGSCLLGMLGGMTVSPSLARGESVDFAREIQPIFAKACHSCHSDASTKGGLRLDAKAAAFAGGNSGPVIGPGKPDSSELLARIAGTSDGDRMPPKGAALSAAEIAKVRAWIADGANWPDDGKSAAATWWSLKPLVKPALPKQPGVNQPANPIDAFIQAKLAEQQLTPSPSADRRTLIRRLSFDLIGLPPTPQEIAEFVADSRPDAVERLVDRLLASPAYGERWARHWLDVVHFGETHGYDKDKPRPNAWPYRDYVIRSLNADKPYAQFIQEQVAGDVLFPGTRDGIEALGFIAAGPWDFIGHAEVPESKIDGKIARHLDRDDMVANTMSTFVSMTVHCAQCHNHKFDPIPTEDYYRLQAVFAAVDRTDRAYDADPQIAAKRRQLQQQLTRHQNEQRMLQERIAKLGGPELDKLQAEIAAAQSPQLASKPPQHGYHSAIEPSADRRKWVQVDLGESTAIREIVVTACHDDFNNIGAGFGFPVRFQIAVSDDARFADGGRVIVDRTQADVPNPKLVPMRLPVQSQGRFVRITITKLAPRQNDFIAALAELEVRDGTGTNRARGKPVTALDSIEAPIRWAKANLTDGIAWSDTRRSASEITQLQQRLESLRLAKIPAEIRAREAELTRQLAQTEAEIAALPAQQIAYIGAVHTGGGAFVGTGGNGGKPREIRVLPRGDVTKPAQVVEPGALRAITALPGVFPETTHGPEGARRAALARWLSAPENPLTWRSIVNRVWLYHFGRGIVETPNDFGRMGGIPSHPELLDWLAADFRDSGGSLKRLHRQIVLSDAYQQSSENRPDAARNDAGNVYLWRQNRRKLEAEAIRDAVLAISGKLDRRMGGPSFQDFGIEKPEHSPHYEYDKANPDDPQLHRRSVYRFLVRSKQQPFMASLDCADPSLSVERRNQSQSPLQALAMLNNRLMLAMARHFGDRLEREAGPNPAAKATLAMQLAVGRAPSDAERAALVADAAQFGWAHTCRVLMNLNEFVFAD; encoded by the coding sequence ATGAACCGAATGCTCTCCATCGGATCATGTCTGCTGGGAATGCTGGGCGGAATGACCGTCTCGCCGTCACTGGCGCGGGGGGAATCCGTCGATTTTGCCCGTGAGATTCAGCCGATTTTCGCCAAGGCGTGCCATTCGTGCCACAGCGACGCATCGACCAAGGGCGGTCTGCGCTTGGATGCGAAGGCGGCGGCGTTTGCAGGGGGAAATTCCGGGCCAGTGATTGGGCCGGGCAAGCCAGATTCCAGCGAATTGCTGGCCAGAATCGCGGGCACCAGCGACGGCGATCGCATGCCGCCCAAAGGGGCTGCGCTTTCGGCTGCGGAAATCGCCAAGGTGCGTGCCTGGATTGCAGATGGGGCGAATTGGCCAGATGATGGCAAGTCGGCGGCGGCAACGTGGTGGTCGCTCAAGCCGTTGGTCAAACCCGCGCTGCCGAAACAGCCCGGAGTCAATCAACCGGCAAATCCCATTGATGCGTTTATCCAGGCGAAATTGGCGGAGCAGCAGTTGACGCCGTCGCCGTCCGCCGATCGCCGCACCCTGATTCGACGACTCTCGTTCGATCTGATTGGCCTCCCGCCCACGCCGCAAGAAATCGCGGAATTCGTTGCCGATTCGCGCCCCGACGCCGTCGAGCGATTGGTCGATCGCCTGCTGGCATCGCCCGCATACGGGGAACGCTGGGCCCGGCATTGGTTGGATGTGGTGCATTTTGGCGAGACGCACGGATACGACAAAGACAAGCCGCGGCCGAATGCGTGGCCGTATCGCGATTATGTCATTCGCAGTCTGAATGCGGATAAGCCATATGCCCAATTCATTCAGGAACAGGTGGCCGGGGATGTGCTGTTTCCCGGCACGCGCGACGGGATCGAAGCGCTGGGCTTCATCGCGGCGGGGCCGTGGGATTTCATCGGCCATGCGGAGGTGCCCGAAAGCAAGATTGATGGCAAAATCGCTCGCCACCTGGATCGCGACGACATGGTCGCCAATACGATGAGCACGTTTGTCTCGATGACCGTGCATTGTGCGCAGTGCCACAATCACAAATTCGATCCGATTCCGACCGAAGATTACTACCGGCTGCAAGCGGTGTTCGCGGCGGTGGATCGCACGGATCGCGCGTATGATGCCGACCCGCAGATTGCGGCCAAACGTCGGCAATTGCAGCAACAATTGACCCGCCACCAGAACGAACAACGGATGCTCCAGGAACGCATCGCCAAACTCGGCGGCCCGGAATTGGACAAGCTGCAAGCCGAAATCGCAGCCGCGCAATCGCCGCAACTGGCGAGCAAGCCGCCGCAGCATGGCTACCATTCCGCCATTGAGCCGAGCGCGGATCGCCGCAAATGGGTGCAAGTCGATTTGGGCGAATCCACCGCGATTCGGGAGATCGTCGTGACCGCCTGCCATGACGATTTCAACAACATTGGCGCGGGCTTTGGCTTTCCGGTCCGGTTTCAAATCGCCGTCTCGGACGATGCCCGCTTCGCGGATGGCGGCCGAGTGATTGTCGATCGCACGCAAGCCGATGTGCCAAATCCCAAGCTGGTGCCGATGCGACTGCCCGTGCAAAGCCAAGGACGATTTGTCCGCATCACAATCACGAAATTGGCCCCACGCCAGAATGATTTCATCGCCGCGCTGGCCGAACTGGAAGTCCGCGATGGCACCGGCACGAATCGCGCACGGGGCAAACCAGTCACCGCGTTGGATAGCATCGAAGCGCCGATCCGCTGGGCGAAAGCGAATCTGACCGATGGCATTGCCTGGAGCGACACCCGCCGATCGGCCAGCGAAATCACGCAACTGCAACAACGGCTGGAATCGCTGCGACTCGCGAAGATCCCCGCCGAAATTCGCGCCCGCGAAGCGGAATTGACCCGGCAGTTGGCGCAAACCGAAGCGGAAATCGCCGCACTGCCCGCTCAGCAAATCGCCTACATTGGCGCGGTGCATACCGGCGGCGGTGCCTTCGTCGGCACGGGTGGCAACGGGGGCAAGCCGCGAGAAATTCGGGTGCTGCCGCGTGGCGATGTCACCAAGCCAGCGCAAGTGGTGGAGCCGGGGGCGCTGCGGGCGATTACCGCGCTGCCGGGCGTGTTTCCCGAGACGACCCACGGCCCGGAAGGTGCCCGTCGAGCCGCCCTGGCCCGCTGGCTGAGTGCGCCGGAAAATCCGCTGACGTGGCGGTCGATCGTCAATCGGGTGTGGCTGTATCATTTCGGTCGCGGAATTGTCGAGACGCCGAATGATTTCGGTCGCATGGGTGGGATTCCTTCGCATCCGGAATTGCTCGATTGGCTGGCGGCGGACTTCCGGGATTCGGGCGGTTCGCTGAAGCGGCTGCATCGGCAAATCGTGCTTAGCGATGCTTACCAACAATCCAGCGAAAATCGTCCGGATGCAGCGAGGAATGATGCGGGGAATGTCTATCTGTGGCGACAGAATCGCCGCAAGCTCGAAGCCGAGGCGATTCGGGATGCGGTGTTGGCGATTAGTGGCAAACTCGATCGCCGCATGGGTGGCCCGAGCTTTCAGGATTTTGGGATCGAGAAGCCGGAACATTCACCGCATTATGAGTACGACAAGGCGAATCCAGACGATCCCCAGCTGCATCGTCGCAGTGTGTATCGGTTTCTGGTTCGCTCCAAGCAGCAACCGTTCATGGCGTCCCTGGATTGTGCCGATCCATCGCTGAGCGTGGAACGTCGCAATCAATCGCAGTCGCCGTTGCAGGCGTTGGCGATGCTGAACAATCGGCTGATGCTGGCGATGGCCCGACATTTTGGCGATCGTTTGGAGCGGGAAGCGGGACCGAACCCGGCCGCGAAAGCGACGCTGGCGATGCAACTGGCCGTTGGCCGAGCGCCCAGCGATGCCGAGCGTGCCGCCCTGGTGGCGGATGCCGCCCAGTTCGGCTGGGCCCATACTTGCCGGGTGCTGATGAATCTCAATGAATTTGTCTTCGCGGATTAG
- a CDS encoding WD40 repeat domain-containing protein, protein MRALFLAGLAMLALAIPAVPAPQPLAPPNAPPNAPAKVPAAPITALAYRPDGGLLLVGTYGRILAVDPQSGRVLGHLAGLPQQVTAILFHPKGQSVAIACGEPGQRGELRFIDLPAPSATGTIETMLATTTRWTLPAAHRDRIPAIAFTPDGQLLATASYDRRIQLWDTASGKLIRTLTDHSDSVYDVAIDPTGKWLASVSADRAVKVWEIATGNRLYTLSDATDWLYAVRWTADGKRLVAAGVDRSLRIWEANGDGAKLVRSAFAHQGAVLQLLMGQSDASLFTVGEDKVIKRWSESTLAEQAVFAPRSDSVQSLALRPDGHQLAVGRFDGGLQLLAAADGKAEQTVLPVLAPKPATQPAPKPAPQAATQPVGASATASHTASPKAEKPPLPMVESVTPTRMTRGQTQRFNLTGKHLQQLTGVTASLPGIVATLEPLDGPPTQRILRVQIPATVEPGTVTLTLKATSGPVKPISLLVDRFPGRQEVGLRDSALTLPVSIHGEIARAGEVDAFAITLAAGQQVGVQLQHDASATFDPVLEWGTASGQRLGEGMGGLMAIRAPQAGDYRIWVRDRQYRGPGQYRLHLGPIPIVTGIFPRGGQAGTTRTVQLIGVNLPQESLPVAIPATAKIGGDLPVTLPPGILGQAKLRIGHVPEVHAPGMLPVPGVGNGRLDGIPAQIWKFPAKKGQRLILETHAARIGSPVDTIIDMLDESGQLLERATLRCQAKTTVAFRPHDSKKPGIRLDTWNELAMQDFIYINGELMKIDNLPANPDADCMFESVNNERRAYLGTSPRYHAAAEAVYKVSIHPPGSTFPPNGMPVFHLPVRNDDGGPGFGSDSMLEFDPPRDAVYQVRVRAADGVVNASMGAIASYRLTVRPPQPDFTVRFTPNAPAVWKGNGLPIGVQVERHDGFAEAISVELVDLPPGFRSQAGRVDADKWSSAITLFADAQATAPKPDSKPIRLIARAMVNGQEWVREFVGGVPTLRDPGDLQTRTVESAVEIRPGQETKLTVQIDRLGDFKGRVPLEVRGLPYGVRVMNIGLNGILVLPGQTSREVVLYAEPWVKPTSQPMVILSRSERKGTEHAAKPVLLRVVGP, encoded by the coding sequence ATGCGTGCCTTGTTTTTGGCTGGGCTGGCGATGCTGGCCCTGGCGATTCCGGCGGTCCCGGCTCCGCAGCCCCTCGCACCACCCAATGCACCGCCCAACGCACCGGCCAAAGTCCCGGCCGCCCCCATCACGGCGTTGGCCTATCGGCCCGATGGCGGCTTGCTTCTGGTCGGCACTTATGGCCGCATTCTCGCCGTCGATCCCCAGTCGGGCCGCGTACTCGGCCACCTCGCCGGGCTGCCGCAGCAGGTCACCGCGATTCTGTTCCATCCCAAGGGACAATCGGTCGCGATTGCTTGCGGCGAACCCGGTCAGCGTGGCGAATTGCGATTCATCGACCTGCCCGCTCCATCGGCCACCGGCACCATCGAAACCATGCTGGCCACCACCACACGCTGGACGCTGCCGGCCGCACATCGGGACCGCATCCCCGCCATCGCCTTCACGCCCGATGGGCAATTGTTAGCCACGGCCAGCTACGATCGCCGCATTCAACTGTGGGACACGGCCAGCGGCAAACTCATCCGCACGCTCACCGATCACAGTGATTCCGTCTACGATGTGGCGATCGACCCCACCGGAAAATGGCTAGCCAGCGTCTCGGCGGATCGTGCCGTCAAAGTCTGGGAGATCGCCACGGGAAATCGGCTCTACACGCTGAGCGATGCCACCGATTGGCTGTATGCGGTGCGCTGGACAGCCGATGGCAAGCGTCTGGTGGCGGCGGGAGTCGATCGCAGTCTCCGCATCTGGGAGGCCAACGGCGACGGGGCCAAACTCGTTCGCAGTGCGTTTGCCCATCAAGGAGCCGTGCTGCAACTACTGATGGGCCAGTCGGATGCGTCATTGTTCACCGTCGGCGAAGACAAAGTCATCAAACGCTGGAGCGAATCCACACTTGCCGAGCAAGCCGTCTTCGCACCACGAAGCGACTCGGTGCAGTCGCTGGCCCTGCGTCCCGATGGGCACCAGTTGGCCGTCGGTCGATTCGATGGCGGGTTGCAACTGCTCGCCGCTGCCGATGGCAAAGCCGAACAGACCGTCCTGCCCGTCCTCGCGCCCAAACCGGCAACCCAGCCCGCGCCCAAACCCGCTCCACAGGCCGCAACCCAACCCGTCGGCGCATCCGCAACGGCGTCCCACACGGCGTCCCCCAAGGCGGAGAAACCGCCGCTCCCGATGGTGGAGAGCGTCACCCCGACGCGGATGACACGCGGTCAAACGCAGCGATTCAACCTGACTGGCAAGCATTTGCAGCAGCTCACCGGCGTCACTGCTTCGCTGCCCGGCATCGTCGCCACACTGGAGCCGCTCGACGGTCCCCCCACGCAGCGGATCCTCCGCGTGCAGATTCCCGCCACGGTCGAGCCGGGAACGGTCACGCTGACACTGAAGGCGACTTCTGGCCCCGTGAAGCCGATTTCGCTGCTAGTTGATCGCTTTCCCGGTCGGCAGGAAGTCGGTTTGCGCGATTCTGCACTGACACTGCCGGTCAGCATCCATGGCGAAATCGCGCGAGCGGGCGAAGTCGACGCCTTTGCGATCACGCTCGCCGCCGGGCAGCAGGTCGGCGTGCAATTGCAGCACGATGCCAGCGCCACGTTTGACCCCGTGTTGGAATGGGGCACCGCCAGCGGCCAGCGACTCGGCGAGGGCATGGGCGGACTGATGGCGATTCGTGCCCCGCAGGCCGGCGACTATCGAATTTGGGTGCGCGATCGGCAATATCGCGGGCCGGGCCAATATCGGCTGCATCTGGGGCCGATTCCGATTGTCACTGGCATCTTCCCGCGAGGCGGACAGGCCGGCACCACGCGAACCGTGCAACTCATCGGCGTGAATCTGCCGCAAGAGTCGCTCCCGGTAGCGATTCCGGCGACTGCCAAAATCGGCGGCGATCTGCCAGTGACGTTGCCGCCAGGCATCCTGGGGCAAGCGAAACTGCGCATTGGCCACGTTCCTGAAGTCCATGCTCCCGGAATGCTACCCGTCCCCGGCGTTGGGAATGGCCGACTCGACGGAATTCCCGCACAAATCTGGAAGTTCCCCGCGAAGAAGGGGCAGCGGCTGATTCTCGAAACGCACGCTGCCCGAATTGGCTCGCCGGTGGATACGATCATCGACATGCTGGATGAATCCGGCCAACTGCTGGAACGGGCCACCCTGCGCTGCCAGGCGAAAACCACCGTCGCCTTTCGCCCGCACGACAGCAAAAAACCTGGCATTCGGCTGGATACCTGGAACGAATTGGCAATGCAGGATTTCATTTACATCAACGGCGAATTGATGAAAATTGACAATCTTCCGGCCAACCCGGATGCGGATTGCATGTTCGAAAGCGTCAACAACGAACGCCGAGCATATCTGGGCACCTCGCCGCGCTATCATGCCGCAGCAGAGGCGGTCTACAAGGTGTCGATTCACCCGCCGGGCAGTACGTTTCCGCCAAACGGGATGCCCGTGTTTCACCTGCCGGTACGCAATGATGATGGTGGGCCGGGCTTCGGGTCGGATTCGATGCTGGAATTCGATCCGCCGCGTGATGCGGTCTATCAGGTGCGGGTGCGTGCCGCCGATGGGGTGGTGAACGCATCCATGGGTGCGATTGCGAGTTATCGGCTGACCGTGCGACCGCCGCAGCCGGATTTCACCGTGCGATTCACGCCAAATGCCCCGGCCGTCTGGAAGGGCAACGGTCTACCCATTGGCGTGCAAGTCGAACGGCACGATGGCTTTGCGGAGGCAATCTCGGTGGAATTGGTCGATCTTCCGCCCGGTTTTCGCTCGCAAGCAGGCCGGGTGGATGCGGACAAATGGTCGAGCGCAATCACACTGTTCGCCGATGCCCAGGCCACCGCGCCAAAGCCGGACAGCAAGCCGATTCGACTGATCGCCCGCGCCATGGTCAACGGCCAGGAATGGGTGCGGGAATTTGTCGGCGGCGTGCCCACCTTGCGCGACCCCGGCGATTTGCAGACGCGCACCGTGGAATCCGCCGTCGAAATCCGCCCCGGTCAGGAGACGAAATTGACCGTGCAAATCGATCGACTCGGCGACTTTAAAGGTCGCGTGCCGTTGGAAGTGCGCGGGCTGCCGTATGGCGTGCGAGTGATGAATATCGGGCTGAATGGCATTTTGGTGCTGCCCGGCCAGACCAGCCGCGAAGTGGTGCTGTACGCCGAGCCGTGGGTCAAGCCGACCAGCCAGCCGATGGTGATTTTGTCTCGGTCAGAACGCAAAGGTACCGAACACGCGGCCAAGCCGGTGCTGCTTCGCGTCGTTGGTCCGTAA
- a CDS encoding CPCC family cysteine-rich protein has product MVPCTACGSLAIETQHVWDICPVYFWECDVRLYGRDDVVSSAKGSMSRNVVPYGASAVFSIHPR; this is encoded by the coding sequence ATGGTTCCCTGTACGGCGTGTGGATCTCTGGCGATCGAGACCCAGCATGTTTGGGATATTTGCCCGGTATACTTCTGGGAATGCGATGTCAGATTGTATGGTCGTGATGATGTGGTTAGTTCTGCCAAAGGGAGCATGTCTCGGAACGTGGTTCCATACGGTGCCTCTGCTGTGTTCTCGATCCACCCACGGTGA
- a CDS encoding CPCC family cysteine-rich protein — protein sequence MFPCPACGHLTIETQHDWDICPVCFWEDDVGLNGRDDVTSPANRDMSLAQAQANYYRFGAIDLQFTEQVRPPTAEESRPEGWVMLPKAVSLLRESQLRRTEM from the coding sequence ATGTTTCCTTGCCCGGCGTGTGGTCATCTGACCATAGAAACACAGCATGATTGGGACATTTGTCCGGTATGCTTCTGGGAAGATGACGTTGGCTTGAATGGTCGTGACGACGTGACCAGCCCTGCCAATAGGGATATGTCCCTAGCTCAGGCCCAAGCAAATTATTACCGATTTGGTGCTATCGATCTGCAATTTACGGAGCAGGTCCGTCCACCGACCGCCGAAGAATCTCGCCCAGAAGGTTGGGTTATGCTGCCCAAAGCCGTTTCATTGCTTCGTGAGTCGCAGTTGAGACGCACCGAAATGTGA
- a CDS encoding HINT domain-containing protein, producing the protein MRLTLAGGVTIDTTAEHPFFEESLGWIEARSLTPGHRLRTLDGSAIAVESLAETGQWQPVYNLRVADWHTYFVGDDEWGFSVWAHNAECSINQVRRAITASGGEAYAINQKTAAAIRDFIKAGTDEGWEAAKSLLSKTGANVDDLSWALVRKYGRLDAVKRVALSTDLPLDTFARQIGGESWKQFAKGDPLHWKDAFLDLLYGSDAHFVFNLKGLQVTKGIERASMGRGGATDWELFQLYQAKEHHHRITWLLDGKVQPPPSLFG; encoded by the coding sequence CTGCGGCTGACGCTCGCGGGCGGAGTGACGATCGACACCACCGCCGAGCATCCCTTCTTCGAGGAGTCGCTCGGCTGGATCGAAGCCCGCTCGCTGACCCCGGGCCATCGGCTCCGCACGCTCGATGGCTCTGCGATCGCCGTGGAATCGCTCGCCGAGACAGGCCAATGGCAGCCGGTCTATAATCTGCGTGTCGCCGATTGGCACACCTACTTCGTCGGCGACGACGAGTGGGGCTTCAGCGTCTGGGCACACAACGCGGAATGTTCGATCAATCAGGTACGACGAGCCATCACGGCGTCCGGCGGCGAGGCGTATGCAATCAATCAGAAGACCGCTGCCGCGATCCGCGATTTCATCAAGGCTGGCACGGACGAGGGGTGGGAAGCCGCGAAATCGCTCCTCAGCAAGACTGGAGCGAATGTAGACGACCTTTCTTGGGCGCTAGTGCGAAAATACGGTCGCCTTGATGCAGTGAAGCGGGTTGCTCTAAGTACCGACCTTCCTCTCGACACGTTTGCGCGTCAAATCGGTGGAGAGTCGTGGAAGCAGTTTGCGAAGGGGGATCCGCTTCACTGGAAGGACGCCTTCCTTGACCTCCTTTATGGGTCAGACGCTCACTTCGTATTCAACCTGAAAGGTCTTCAGGTGACGAAGGGTATCGAGCGAGCGTCGATGGGGCGTGGGGGTGCTACGGACTGGGAGCTTTTCCAACTGTACCAAGCGAAAGAACATCACCACCGAATTACCTGGCTGCTCGACGGGAAAGTGCAACCGCCACCAAGCTTGTTTGGCTAA
- a CDS encoding HINT domain-containing protein, which translates to MTLAGGVTIDTTAEHPFFEESLGWIEARSLTPGHRLRTLDGSTIAVESVAETGQWQPVYNLRVADWHTYFVGDDEWGFSVWAHNACTAVEEAAALRARSKLGARVTEAIPPGQPIRTPKEYAQTSDFYRNNKPLARRLWEERTGRKWPVDENGKPFTADHNVGLGGRRERADPLDVTPGRGSAAKTANGDRTLAEMRATGAKGTPAREFNKFIRKWLESIRGNAD; encoded by the coding sequence CTGACGCTCGCGGGCGGAGTGACGATCGACACCACCGCCGAGCATCCGTTCTTCGAGGAGTCGCTCGGCTGGATCGAAGCCCGCTCGCTGACGCCTGGCCATCGGCTCCGCACGCTGGATGGCTCCACGATCGCGGTGGAATCCGTCGCCGAGACGGGCCAATGGCAGCCGGTCTATAATCTGCGTGTCGCCGATTGGCACACCTACTTCGTCGGCGACGACGAGTGGGGCTTCAGCGTCTGGGCGCATAACGCCTGCACCGCTGTTGAAGAGGCAGCAGCCTTACGAGCCAGATCGAAGCTGGGGGCCCGAGTCACGGAGGCGATTCCACCGGGTCAACCCATCCGCACTCCTAAGGAGTATGCACAAACCTCTGACTTCTATCGAAACAACAAGCCGTTGGCGAGGCGACTATGGGAGGAAAGAACTGGACGGAAGTGGCCTGTCGATGAGAACGGCAAGCCATTTACTGCAGATCACAACGTCGGGCTGGGTGGACGAAGAGAGAGGGCGGACCCGCTTGATGTAACGCCCGGTCGTGGGTCGGCGGCGAAAACGGCTAATGGAGACCGTACACTTGCAGAGATGCGAGCCACTGGTGCCAAAGGTACGCCCGCTCGGGAGTTCAATAAGTTCATCCGAAAATGGCTCGAATCCATTCGTGGAAACGCTGATTGA
- a CDS encoding SMI1/KNR4 family protein — METLIEKDRLMHTIMEQLLRIPAVLERSSIGKESGDITAALSLSSAFPPSYIEFLTRYGGVKLFREGFGYQMAVLPTPMKVDDDDYGDLYQFGWYHDSFCYFSPTFMKPGAESPVYEIDDGELVMVAPSFSEWFSRGATALLSQQPLMGEGELAVTFSEQEQAIVRRRTQYQWHITGRTEKFVVINMTNLSDATLDFITIGVRSIDRSLNGAVRVDVRDLAVGMSKDIPLDCYSELVHPSQVELFNLPEPSPATRSMYFEFQ, encoded by the coding sequence GTGGAAACGCTGATTGAAAAGGATCGCTTAATGCACACGATCATGGAGCAACTACTTCGCATCCCTGCTGTTCTGGAGCGATCTTCGATCGGCAAGGAGAGCGGTGACATCACGGCGGCACTTTCGTTGTCATCAGCTTTCCCCCCTTCCTACATCGAGTTTCTGACTCGCTATGGGGGAGTTAAGCTCTTTCGAGAAGGGTTTGGCTACCAGATGGCTGTTTTGCCGACTCCAATGAAGGTAGATGACGACGACTATGGCGACCTGTACCAGTTTGGGTGGTATCACGACTCATTCTGTTACTTTTCTCCGACTTTCATGAAGCCGGGCGCAGAGTCGCCAGTGTATGAAATCGATGATGGAGAACTGGTGATGGTGGCCCCCAGCTTTTCAGAGTGGTTTTCGCGCGGAGCGACGGCGTTACTTTCGCAACAGCCCTTAATGGGGGAAGGCGAACTGGCGGTTACGTTTTCAGAGCAAGAACAGGCGATTGTTCGGCGTCGAACGCAGTATCAATGGCACATAACCGGGCGAACCGAGAAGTTCGTGGTAATCAACATGACGAATCTGTCCGATGCAACGCTTGATTTTATCACCATTGGAGTTCGAAGCATTGATCGGTCTCTAAATGGAGCTGTGAGAGTCGATGTTCGAGATCTTGCCGTAGGCATGTCGAAGGACATCCCCCTTGATTGTTACTCGGAGTTGGTACACCCCTCTCAAGTCGAATTGTTCAACCTTCCTGAGCCTTCTCCTGCCACCAGATCAATGTACTTCGAGTTTCAGTGA
- a CDS encoding polymorphic toxin-type HINT domain-containing protein, whose amino-acid sequence MFAWLFWIEARSLTPGHRLRTLDGSVIAVESVAETGQWQPVYNLRVADWHTYFVGDDAWGWAVWAHNTCFNHNEADVAAVTRRAGLRLEQRDGKWVTIATNGRGQEVVRSATGKDDFVTVNGQIRVLRPGDPISTHTALADKGPVDYAGEIVFSGRHNRGQIRYWDNGSGHFQPKAVDAHKAGLPMNLFRPVRDRESGGIDGPSY is encoded by the coding sequence GTGTTTGCATGGCTTTTTTGGATCGAAGCCCGCTCGCTGACGCCGGGCCACCGGCTCCGCACGCTCGATGGCTCCGTGATCGCCGTGGAATCCGTCGCCGAGACGGGCCAATGGCAGCCGGTGTACAATCTACGAGTCGCCGACTGGCACACGTACTTCGTCGGCGACGATGCTTGGGGATGGGCGGTTTGGGCGCATAATACCTGCTTCAACCACAATGAAGCAGATGTTGCGGCTGTTACCAGAAGGGCAGGTTTGCGACTGGAGCAGCGAGACGGGAAGTGGGTCACAATCGCAACGAACGGCAGAGGTCAAGAGGTCGTCCGATCCGCGACCGGCAAGGATGACTTCGTGACCGTCAATGGTCAGATACGTGTACTGCGGCCTGGCGATCCGATCAGCACCCACACAGCTTTGGCTGACAAGGGGCCAGTCGATTACGCAGGGGAGATCGTGTTCTCTGGCCGGCACAACCGGGGCCAGATTCGCTATTGGGACAACGGTTCTGGTCACTTTCAGCCGAAGGCAGTGGATGCCCACAAGGCTGGTCTGCCGATGAACCTGTTCAGGCCGGTTCGAGATCGTGAAAGTGGGGGCATCGATGGACCTTCGTATTGA